TGTCAAAAGTCATTTGTCATTTGTATTGCTTTGAACAAATGAAAGTCTTGCGATGCTCCGTTCGCCGTTCGCCCAAGCCGCGTGCGCTCTGCGCTCAGGCGTGGCGTAGCCATAGGAGCCTTCATGGGCGATAAGCCGTAAGTCCTGCGGACAGGCTACGCCAACGCGCAGCGTGCGCTTTGCGCTCAGGCTTGACGCTACGCGTATCGCAATATGCAAATTATAGGCGCTACAGCTTACTTGTCAAGGTATGTACAAAATACATCAAATGTAGAATACTCATCAAATCTAAAAGTTTTATTCCACAAATCCAGAGAAACTAACTACAAAAAAAATACGAATTATGAGTGCTTAAAAGTTTCACAATCCATAATTATATAGCATATCGACTCAATTTTTGACTAACCTGACAATACAGCCCAAGTTCTTGCACCAACGACTCCGTCCGCTTTTAAACCGCGTGAACTCTGGAAAGCTTTAACAGCAACTTCTGTCAGCGCGCCAAAAACTCCATCAATTTGAACAAAGTAGCCATTAGATATTAAAAGTCGCTGTAAGGTTCTTACAGTGCTTCCTGTGTTACCAAACCGTAGAGTAGGTAGACCTGAACTAGAGACAGCTTTCATCTTGATAGATTGTGCTAATGGTTGTATCACGTGATGAGATGTAGGTTGTGCTTTAGGCTGTGACTCAGGCTTTGCTAATGGTTGTTCTTGATTTGCCATATAAATTAATTTATAAAACTATTTTTCATAAGTTTCAACCGTATCTACAATGCCAAAGAAATCACTCATTCAGAAGAAGTGGTTTTCGCTTCTGGGTAGTGGGCACCTCGGACCGCAGTCGGCATGAGTTACTCAGTATTGTTCTATGGATATTATTCATATTCAGGAACTTTGTTTCCGCATTTTTTTGCTAATTTTAATTGAAAAATATGAGGAAGTGGCGAAAAAAAGAGCGAAGCCCCTGACCTATCCTACTAAGGGTGGCTCAGGGGATCATCTATAATATTGTAGCTAAGCTATTCTCAAGCCATACCATCAACAAACGGAAGGAAGTAGAAAGCAAACCCCAACACTGCATACGCAGCTAAGAGTAGTACACCTTCTAACCAATTTGACTTACCGTCGGAACTGATGCTATTAGCAATGAACACCGCTACAACCACAGCTACTAATTCAAAAAGATTAAAATTTAAATCCATCGGTTGACCAAGTACCCGCCCTGCTAAAACTAAAAAGGGAGCAACAAACAGGGCAATCTGCATACTTGATCCCACCGCCACAGAAACAGAAAGATCCATCTTATCTTTCATTGCCACTGTCACGGCTGTTGCGTGTTCAGCAGCGTTGCCAATAATAGGTACGACGATTACCCCTGTAAAAAGTGCTGTCAAACCTAACTCTGATGTAGCTACTTCTAAAGAATCAACTAGCAATTCTGATTCCAATGCAACTAAGAGGGTACATACTAATAAAACCCCAGTCCACAACCAAATATTTGGTTTCTTGAGATGCGTTTCATCTTCGGTTGTTTCTGCCATACCCACATCGTAAAGATAAGTGTGGGTTTTCATCGAGAATAACAAAGTTAGGGCATAAACGAGAATGAGTACCACAGCAACGGCAAGGGACAGATTTTGCAGGGTTTTTTCCTGTATTGCTTGAGAGTTAAATTTCATCGCTGTGGGCAGTAGAATCGCAATCACCGCCAAATTCATTGAAGAAGCGTTGACTCGCGCTACAACTGGCTGAAACGTCTGTTCTTTATGGCGCAGTCCACCCAAAAACATGGAAAGACCCATCACCAGCAGTAAGTTACCGATAAT
This portion of the Brasilonema sennae CENA114 genome encodes:
- a CDS encoding peptidoglycan-binding domain-containing protein, with protein sequence MANQEQPLAKPESQPKAQPTSHHVIQPLAQSIKMKAVSSSGLPTLRFGNTGSTVRTLQRLLISNGYFVQIDGVFGALTEVAVKAFQSSRGLKADGVVGARTWAVLSG
- the cax gene encoding calcium/proton exchanger, which translates into the protein MSGKNILFLVLLLFIPVSIAAHYLEWGELTVFITAGLAILPLAGWMGTATEEVAVVVGPTVGGLLNATFGNATELIIALVALNAGLVNVVKASITGSIIGNLLLVMGLSMFLGGLRHKEQTFQPVVARVNASSMNLAVIAILLPTAMKFNSQAIQEKTLQNLSLAVAVVLILVYALTLLFSMKTHTYLYDVGMAETTEDETHLKKPNIWLWTGVLLVCTLLVALESELLVDSLEVATSELGLTALFTGVIVVPIIGNAAEHATAVTVAMKDKMDLSVSVAVGSSMQIALFVAPFLVLAGRVLGQPMDLNFNLFELVAVVVAVFIANSISSDGKSNWLEGVLLLAAYAVLGFAFYFLPFVDGMA